In Papaver somniferum cultivar HN1 chromosome 1, ASM357369v1, whole genome shotgun sequence, a genomic segment contains:
- the LOC113276201 gene encoding uncharacterized protein LOC113276201, which produces MLAYGYAADAIDEYLRIGETAVLEATRRFCMTIVHLYDKEYLRELPAGDVELLLKQNKSRGFPGMLGSLDCMHWKWDKCPSVESGAYTAYKGSESIVLEAVVSYDLWFWHAFFGMPGSNNDINGMNRSYVLRSLVTGKSPPVNFVVNGHSYDMSYYLGDGIYPDIATIIMSIKHPEGRNKIKFSGMQDAQEPITSCYIKRNSEALSPIRAAQRVRAMRNKQTHTNLRDDLIEHI; this is translated from the exons atgttagcttacggataTGCGGctgatgcaatagacgagtacttacgcattgGAGAAACTGCTGTTttggaagctactcgtaggtttTGTATGACTATTGTCCACTTGTATGacaaagaatatttgcgtgaactaCCTGCTGGTGATGTTGAACTGCTGcttaaacaaaacaaaagcagGGGATTTCCAGGGATGCTGGGTAGtttagattgcatgcattggaaatgggataaatgtccctCGGTAGAATCAGGGGCTTACAcagcgtataaagggagcgaaagtattgTGTTGGAGGCTGTGGTGTCGTATGACCTCtggttttggcatgcattttttggtatgcccggctcAAACAATGATATTAATGGGATGAACCGTTCTTATGTTCTTCGTAGTCTTGTCACAGGAAAATCACCACCAGTGAACTTTGTGGTaaacggacattcatatgatatgtcgtattatctaggtgatggcatATACCCAGATATTGCTACTATTATTATGTCCATTAAACATCCAGAGGggagaaacaaaataaaattttctGGGATGCAAGATG CGCAGGAACCCATCACCAGTTGCTATATCAAGAGAAACAGTGAAGCACTTTCCCCAATTAGAGCTGCGCAGCGTGTtcgtgcaatgcgtaacaaacAAACGCATACCAacttgcgtgatgacttgatcgaacaCATATGA